In Alkalihalobacterium alkalinitrilicum, a genomic segment contains:
- a CDS encoding TIGR02530 family flagellar biosynthesis protein yields MDPHIYSQQLRPLPQTQYPKNSITLTRQGNFHEILQTEINSNQGIKLSKHAEKRLQERGISIDQDKWSLIQDKLSEAKLKGINDSLVVLSNAALVVNAKSNTVITALGREEANSQIFTNINGTILID; encoded by the coding sequence ATGGACCCTCATATATATTCACAGCAACTAAGGCCATTGCCTCAAACACAATATCCTAAAAACAGCATCACGCTTACGAGGCAAGGAAATTTCCATGAAATTTTACAAACTGAGATTAATAGCAACCAGGGAATCAAACTTAGTAAACATGCTGAAAAGCGCTTGCAGGAAAGAGGAATTTCCATCGATCAGGATAAATGGTCGCTTATTCAAGATAAATTAAGTGAAGCAAAGTTAAAAGGCATTAACGACTCTTTGGTTGTACTAAGCAATGCAGCATTGGTCGTAAATGCAAAAAGCAACACTGTAATCACCGCATTAGGTCGTGAAGAAGCTAACTCACAAATATTTACAAACATAAATGGAACCATTCTTATTGATTAA